One genomic segment of Myxococcales bacterium includes these proteins:
- the groES gene encoding co-chaperone GroES: MKIRPLQDRVIVKRVKEDEKTKGGIIIPDTAKEKPIEGEVIAVGNGKVADDGTLRKLDVKAGDRVLFGKYSGTEVKIDGEEHLILREDDILGVIEK, encoded by the coding sequence ATGAAGATCCGACCCCTGCAAGACCGCGTCATCGTGAAACGAGTCAAAGAAGACGAGAAGACCAAAGGCGGGATCATCATCCCGGACACCGCGAAAGAGAAGCCCATCGAGGGTGAGGTCATCGCGGTGGGCAACGGCAAGGTCGCCGACGACGGCACCCTGCGCAAGCTCGACGTCAAGGCGGGCGACCGTGTGCTGTTCGGCAAGTACAGCGGCACCGAGGTGAAGATCGACGGTGAGGAGCACCTCATCCTGCGCGAGGACGACATCCTCGGCGTGATCGAGAAGTGA
- the groL gene encoding chaperonin GroEL (60 kDa chaperone family; promotes refolding of misfolded polypeptides especially under stressful conditions; forms two stacked rings of heptamers to form a barrel-shaped 14mer; ends can be capped by GroES; misfolded proteins enter the barrel where they are refolded when GroES binds): MAAKEIVYQEQARTLILNGVNALADAVKVTLGPKGRNVVLEKSFGSPTVTKDGVTVAKEIELENRFENMGAQMVREVASKTSDVAGDGTTTATVLAQAIFREGSKLVAAGHNPMEVKRGIDKAVETIVGELKKMAKQTKDPNEIAQVGTVSANGDTTIGKLLSEAMEKVGKEGVITVEEAKSAETTLEVVEGMQFDRGYLSPYFVTDPERMEAHLDDCYILLSEKKISNMKDLLPVLEAIARQQKPLLIIAEDVEGEALATLVVNKLRGTLACCAVKAPGFGDRRKEMLKDIATLTGGQVIAEELGLKLENVTITDLGRAKTLKIDKDNTTIVDGAGVKEKIKARQSEIRGQIENTTSDYDREKLQERLAKLVGGVAVIKVGAATETEMKEKKARVEDALHATRAAVEEGIVPGGGVALIRAQAALDALKVNDDQRFGVTIIRRSIEEPLRQIVANAGEEGSIIVQKVREGKGNFGFNAATGEYGDLVAQGVIDPAKVVRSALQNAASVAGLMLTTEALVAEKPKEEKGGGGGGGHAGHGHDF, translated from the coding sequence ATGGCAGCAAAAGAAATCGTTTACCAAGAGCAAGCTCGCACCCTGATCCTCAACGGCGTCAACGCCCTCGCGGACGCGGTCAAGGTCACCCTCGGCCCGAAGGGCCGCAACGTCGTGCTCGAGAAGAGCTTCGGCTCGCCGACGGTCACCAAGGACGGCGTCACCGTCGCCAAGGAGATCGAGCTCGAGAACCGCTTCGAGAACATGGGCGCGCAGATGGTCCGCGAGGTCGCCTCGAAGACCAGCGACGTCGCCGGCGACGGCACCACCACCGCCACCGTGCTCGCGCAGGCGATCTTCCGCGAGGGCAGCAAGCTCGTCGCGGCCGGTCACAACCCGATGGAGGTCAAGCGCGGCATCGACAAGGCCGTCGAGACCATCGTCGGTGAGCTCAAGAAGATGGCGAAGCAGACCAAGGACCCGAACGAGATCGCTCAGGTCGGCACGGTCAGCGCCAACGGCGACACCACCATCGGCAAGCTGCTCAGCGAGGCCATGGAGAAGGTGGGCAAAGAAGGCGTCATCACCGTCGAAGAGGCGAAGAGCGCCGAGACCACCCTCGAGGTCGTCGAAGGCATGCAGTTCGACCGCGGCTACCTGTCGCCGTACTTCGTGACGGACCCGGAGCGCATGGAAGCGCACCTGGACGACTGCTACATCCTCCTCAGCGAGAAGAAGATCAGCAACATGAAGGACCTGCTCCCGGTCCTCGAGGCGATTGCGCGGCAGCAGAAGCCGCTGCTCATCATCGCCGAGGACGTCGAGGGCGAGGCGCTCGCGACGCTGGTCGTCAACAAGCTCCGTGGCACGCTGGCCTGCTGCGCCGTCAAGGCCCCGGGCTTCGGTGATCGCCGCAAGGAGATGCTCAAGGACATCGCGACCCTCACCGGCGGTCAGGTCATCGCCGAGGAGCTCGGCCTCAAGCTCGAGAACGTCACCATCACCGACCTCGGCCGCGCGAAGACGCTCAAGATCGACAAGGACAACACCACCATCGTCGATGGCGCTGGCGTCAAAGAGAAGATCAAGGCTCGCCAGAGCGAGATCCGCGGTCAGATCGAGAACACCACCAGCGACTACGACCGCGAGAAGCTCCAGGAGCGCCTGGCCAAGCTCGTGGGCGGCGTTGCGGTGATCAAGGTCGGCGCTGCGACCGAGACCGAGATGAAGGAGAAGAAGGCCCGCGTCGAAGACGCCCTCCACGCCACCCGTGCGGCGGTCGAGGAAGGCATCGTCCCCGGCGGCGGCGTCGCTCTGATCCGCGCTCAGGCTGCTCTCGATGCGCTGAAGGTCAACGACGATCAGCGCTTCGGCGTCACGATCATCCGTCGCTCGATCGAGGAACCCCTCCGCCAGATCGTCGCGAACGCGGGCGAAGAGGGCTCCATCATCGTGCAGAAGGTGCGCGAGGGTAAGGGCAACTTCGGGTTCAACGCGGCCACCGGCGAGTACGGTGACCTCGTGGCCCAGGGTGTCATCGACCCGGCGAAGGTCGTGCGCTCGGCGCTGCAGAACGCGGCCAGCGTGGCGGGCTTGATGCTCACCACCGAGGCGCTCGTTGCCGAGAAGCCGAAAGAGGAAAAGGGCGGCGGCGGCGGCGGCGGTCACGCCGGCCACGGCCACGACTTCTGA